One genomic region from Buteo buteo chromosome 12, bButBut1.hap1.1, whole genome shotgun sequence encodes:
- the RRP15 gene encoding RRP15-like protein yields MAAAAAGPRGCGAAVGEEADSDSELSSGLPEDSYSSGGEALDGDDEDETAALGDVVEKATSSKAGPGAGWADAMAKVLNKKIPQNKSTILAKNKKLEEEREKEKQERLEKRMKLDKKREWEMMCRVKPDVVKDRDRERNLQRIATRGVVQLFNAVRTHQRNVDEKVKKAGSSDRQRAKLLSSVSKKDFISVLRNMEGAKGRKNPAGKATKSKQGEVKSEEGPEWNILRDDFMMGASMKDWDKESDGEGNTEQGGGLKQEDDSD; encoded by the exons ATGGCGGCTGCCGCGGCGGGCCCACGTGGATGCGGCGCTGCGGTGGGCGAGGAGGCGGACAGCG ATTCTGAGTTAAGCTCAGGACTTCCAGAAGACAGCTACTCTTCAGGAGGTGAAGCCCTGGATGGTGATGATGAAGATGAAACAGCAGCCCTTGGTGATGTGGTTGAAAAGGCAACAAGCTCCAAAGCTGGCCCAGGTGCAGGCTGGGCAGATGCCATGGCAAAAGTGCTCAACAAAAAGATTCCACAAAATAAGTCCACCATCTTGGCCAAGAATAAAAaactggaggaggagagagaaaaggaaaaacaagaaaggctggagaagagaatgaAG CTTGATAAAAAGCGGGAGTGGGAAATGATGTGCCGAGTGAAGCCAGATGTTGTCAAAGACcgagacagagaaagaaatcttcAGAGAATTGCCACGAG AGGTGTTGTACAATTATTTAATGCTGTGAGGACACATCAAAGGAATGTTGATGAGAAGGTGAAGAAAGCTGGGAGCTCTGACAGGCAGCGTGCTAAACTACTGTCATCTGTGTCAAAGAAAGATTTCATCAGTGTTTTAAGAAACATGGAAGGTGCTAAAGGAAGGAAGAATCCTGCTGGAAAGGCCACAAAAAGTAAACAG GGTGAAGTGAAGTCCGAGGAGGGGCCAGAATGGAATATACTGCGTGATGACTTCATGATGGGAGCATCTATGAAAGACTGGGACAAGGAAAGCGATGGAGAGGGCAATACTGAACAAGGAGGTGGTCTGAAACAAGAAGATGACAGTGACTGA